In the Ipomoea triloba cultivar NCNSP0323 chromosome 6, ASM357664v1 genome, one interval contains:
- the LOC116022474 gene encoding protein DENND6A isoform X2 — MSRSPSFSVKSEPNLKVDEKLLQQWVVAFCIIRFDLEQGQLIEECYPPGSLTQNEELEVAFSSFPDSVSQNHNRSSIHDSIFFFRLYRKCGSQVAPQVSSEIVEVDSVRASDKLVGGEFSKPRIKSNTVTEPRYLYGFVFNRQRHDERLKRGGEQKSVVILSHSPFSGVFRPLLQIVGPLYFDIGQKALHYIAAYVSMWPAPVPGQLMELPIGNATLKVNLPPAHSLPLDCGVFFEELASSVAPFLPSNQSVPQGLFHDSDLFGIFRGLLMQLWKLWELLLIGEPILIIAPTPPQCCEAVAGLVSLVAPLLCSIDFRPYFTIHDPEFAHLNSLPEGAMFPPMVLGVTNLFFLKALRNIPHIVSVGSPAPNSNRPVLSNRSSTGRLPGGPDGPGLQNLKKFTPLNFLNAMKLRRDGPLCLMTEHKEAIWTSYTAITKPDTSILNRLIDAGMSPRVEESMSVVNNEILRRHFLELTTNFLAPFAPYFRVTTPSEGSSPYVDPPSLPSFKIEEFLSSLSARGPGKFLLKRMTSNWLDLYRRFLKGNNFIPWFQRRRAVAEHEQYRLWRQARMKTDIKQVISQMSELEIVDTFNAVERNLIKEMQASAFYF; from the exons ATGAGCAGATCTCCATCATTTTCAGTGAAGTCAGAGCCCAATCTGAAGGTTGATGAAAAGTTATTGCAACAATGGGTTGTTGCCTTCTGCATCATTAGGTTTGATCTTGAACAAGGACAACTCATCGAAGAGTGTTACCCGCCAGGTTCTTTGACACAAAACGAGGAGCTTGAAGTTGCTTTTAGTTCTTTTCCAGATTCTGTTTCTCAAAATCATAACCGCTCAAGCATCCATGactccatcttcttcttccgctTATACAGGAAGTGCGGTTCTCAGGTGGCACCTCAGGTGTCATCTGAGATTGTTGAAGTTGACAGTGTTCGAGCATCCGATAAGTTGGTAGGAGGTGAGTTCTCAAAACCAAGGATAAAAAGCAACACTGTTACTGAACCGAGATACTTGTATGGTTTTGTATTTAATAGACAGAGGCATGATGAGAGGCTAAAGAGGGGTGGTGAGCAAAAATCAGTGGTAATTCTTTCACATAGTCCATTCTCTGGTGTGTTTAGACCTCTCTTACAAATTGTGGGtcctttatattttgatattggACAGAAAGCACTTCATTATATTGCTGCTTATGTGTCAATGTGGCCTGCTCCTGTGCCTGGTCAGTTGATGGAGCTTCCCATTGGGAATGCTACACTTAAAGTGAACTTGCCACCTGCTCATAGCTTACCTTTAGATTGTGGAGTATTCTTTGAAGAGTTAGCCTCTTCAGTAGCTCCTTTTCTGCCTTCCAATCAATCAGTTCCACAGGGTCTTTTTCATGATTCAGATCTGTTTGGTATATTTAGAGGGCTTTTAATGCAGCTGTGGAAGTTGTGGGAATTGCTACTTATTGGAGAGCCTATTCTTATCATTGCACCAACGCCTCCTCAGTGTTGTGAAGCTGTTGCTGGTCTAGTTAGTTTGGTTGCACCACTTCTCTGTAGTATTGATTTCCGGCCTTATTTTACTATCCATGACCCAGAATTTGCCCATTTAAACTCACTTCCTGAGGGTGCTATGTTTCCTCCAATGGTTTTGGGTGTTACCAATCTGTTTTTCTTAAAAGCCCTTCGTAATATACCTCACATTGTTTCAGTTGGAAGCCCTGCTCCTAATTCAAATCGACCTGTGCTTAGTAATAGATCCTCCACTGGTAGACTTCCAGGGGGGCCTGATGGGCCGGGCCTGCAAAATCTTAAGAAGTTTACACCTTTAAACTTTTTGAATGCTATGAAGTTGAGGAGGGATGGCCCTCTCTGTCTCATGACAGAGCACAAAGAAGCTATTTGGACCTCATACACTGCAATCACAAAACCAGACACTTCAATCTTGAACAGGCTAATTGATGCAGGCATGTCACCTCGGGTAGAGGAATCAATGTCGGTTGTTAACAATGAGATACTGCGCCGTCATTTCCTGGAGCTCACGACCAATTTTTTGGCCCCATTTGCTCCGTATTTTAGAGTAACCACACCTTCTGAAGGATCATCTCCATATGTTGATCCTCCTTCCCTACCCTCATTCAAAATTGAGGAATTTCTTTCGAGCTTATCAGCAAGGGGTCCTGGAAAGTTTCTACTTAAGAGGATGACATCAAACTGGCTGGATCTATACAG GAGGTTTTTGAAGGGGAATAACTTTATTCCTTGGTTTCAAAGAAGGCGTGCTGTTGCCGAACATGAACAGTATAGACTATGGAGGCAAGCAAGAATGAAGACTGACATAAAACAAGTGATATCTCAAATGTCTGAGTTGGAGATAGTTGATACATTCAATGCAGTTGAAAGAAATCTTATCAAGGAGATGCAGGCAAGTGCTTTCTATTTTTAA
- the LOC116023242 gene encoding NAC domain-containing protein 92-like has product MEGNLPPGFRFHPSDEELITYYLSNKVSDFTFTAKAIADVDLNKCEPWDLPGKASMGEKQWYFFSLKDRKYPTGLRTNRATEAGYWKTTGKDKEIFCGGVLVGMKKTLVFYRGRAPKGLKTNWVMHEYRLENKHGFKPAKEEWIVCRVFEKSSTAKKPQATSSSPQSPESPCDTTTFASELEDISDPSNLSWQNNNYFNTPNPITTLPLLPWPPALLTPTTNLSSVNSMLFRALQLRANQAPIATTFGYSHTPQGSDNHHHHLLTQFENDFNNFAVTTASSSMVLDSVNQQEPPMEQPYRLDSNIW; this is encoded by the exons ATGGAGGGAAATCTTCCACCGGGATTTAGGTTTCACCCCAGTGATGAAGAGCTCATAACATATTACCTCAGTAACAAAGTTTCTGATTTTACCTTCACTGCAAAAGCCATTGCCGATGTTGATCTCAACAAGTGCGAGCCTTGGGATCTTCCAG GCAAAGCTTCAATGGGTGAAAAACAATGGTATTTCTTTAGCTTGAAAGACCGGAAGTACCCAACCGGGCTGCGGACCAACAGAGCAACAGAAGCAGGCTACTGGAAAACCACTGGCAAAGACAAGGAGATATTCTGTGGTGGTGTGTTGGTAGGGATGAAGAAAACCTTAGTCTTCTACAGAGGGAGGGCTCCCAAGGGATTAAAGACCAATTGGGTTATGCATGAATATAGACTCGAAAACAAACATGGCTTCAAACCTGCTAAG GAGGAATGGATAGTGTGCAGAGTGTTTGAAAAGAGCTCAACAGCAAAGAAGCCACAGGCAACTTCATCTTCTCCACAATCCCCAGAGTCTCCATGTGACACCACCACCTTTGCAAGTGAGTTGGAGGACATTTCAGACCCATCAAACCTTTCTTGGCAAAACAATAATTACTTCAACACCCCCAACCCCATCACCACACTCCCATTGCTCCCTTGGCCTCCAGCCCTTCTAACCCCCACCACCAACCTTTCCTCAGTCAATTCTATGCTCTTTAGGGCCTTACAACTTAGAGCCAACCAAGCACCCATTGCCACTACTTTTGGTTACTCTCATACACCACAAGGGAGTgacaatcatcatcatcatcttctcacCCAATTTGAAAATGATTTTAACAATTTCGCCGTTACCACGGCTTCTTCCTCTATGGTTTTGGATTCTGTGAACCAGCAAGAACCACCAATGGAGCAACCTTATAGATTGGACTCCAACATTTGGTGA
- the LOC116022474 gene encoding protein DENND6A isoform X1 gives MSRSPSFSVKSEPNLKVDEKLLQQWVVAFCIIRFDLEQGQLIEECYPPGSLTQNEELEVAFSSFPDSVSQNHNRSSIHDSIFFFRLYRKCGSQVAPQVSSEIVEVDSVRASDKLVGGEFSKPRIKSNTVTEPRYLYGFVFNRQRHDERLKRGGEQKSVVILSHSPFSGVFRPLLQIVGPLYFDIGQKALHYIAAYVSMWPAPVPGQLMELPIGNATLKVNLPPAHSLPLDCGVFFEELASSVAPFLPSNQSVPQGLFHDSDLFGIFRGLLMQLWKLWELLLIGEPILIIAPTPPQCCEAVAGLVSLVAPLLCSIDFRPYFTIHDPEFAHLNSLPEGAMFPPMVLGVTNLFFLKALRNIPHIVSVGSPAPNSNRPVLSNRSSTGRLPGGPDGPGLQNLKKFTPLNFLNAMKLRRDGPLCLMTEHKEAIWTSYTAITKPDTSILNRLIDAGMSPRVEESMSVVNNEILRRHFLELTTNFLAPFAPYFRVTTPSEGSSPYVDPPSLPSFKIEEFLSSLSARGPGKFLLKRMTSNWLDLYRRFLKGNNFIPWFQRRRAVAEHEQYRLWRQARMKTDIKQVISQMSELEIVDTFNAVERNLIKEMQHSGSSDTDSGATCNKLKGDLQAVFSVLSKDMQQLMLMNPERAALLNESNEGI, from the exons ATGAGCAGATCTCCATCATTTTCAGTGAAGTCAGAGCCCAATCTGAAGGTTGATGAAAAGTTATTGCAACAATGGGTTGTTGCCTTCTGCATCATTAGGTTTGATCTTGAACAAGGACAACTCATCGAAGAGTGTTACCCGCCAGGTTCTTTGACACAAAACGAGGAGCTTGAAGTTGCTTTTAGTTCTTTTCCAGATTCTGTTTCTCAAAATCATAACCGCTCAAGCATCCATGactccatcttcttcttccgctTATACAGGAAGTGCGGTTCTCAGGTGGCACCTCAGGTGTCATCTGAGATTGTTGAAGTTGACAGTGTTCGAGCATCCGATAAGTTGGTAGGAGGTGAGTTCTCAAAACCAAGGATAAAAAGCAACACTGTTACTGAACCGAGATACTTGTATGGTTTTGTATTTAATAGACAGAGGCATGATGAGAGGCTAAAGAGGGGTGGTGAGCAAAAATCAGTGGTAATTCTTTCACATAGTCCATTCTCTGGTGTGTTTAGACCTCTCTTACAAATTGTGGGtcctttatattttgatattggACAGAAAGCACTTCATTATATTGCTGCTTATGTGTCAATGTGGCCTGCTCCTGTGCCTGGTCAGTTGATGGAGCTTCCCATTGGGAATGCTACACTTAAAGTGAACTTGCCACCTGCTCATAGCTTACCTTTAGATTGTGGAGTATTCTTTGAAGAGTTAGCCTCTTCAGTAGCTCCTTTTCTGCCTTCCAATCAATCAGTTCCACAGGGTCTTTTTCATGATTCAGATCTGTTTGGTATATTTAGAGGGCTTTTAATGCAGCTGTGGAAGTTGTGGGAATTGCTACTTATTGGAGAGCCTATTCTTATCATTGCACCAACGCCTCCTCAGTGTTGTGAAGCTGTTGCTGGTCTAGTTAGTTTGGTTGCACCACTTCTCTGTAGTATTGATTTCCGGCCTTATTTTACTATCCATGACCCAGAATTTGCCCATTTAAACTCACTTCCTGAGGGTGCTATGTTTCCTCCAATGGTTTTGGGTGTTACCAATCTGTTTTTCTTAAAAGCCCTTCGTAATATACCTCACATTGTTTCAGTTGGAAGCCCTGCTCCTAATTCAAATCGACCTGTGCTTAGTAATAGATCCTCCACTGGTAGACTTCCAGGGGGGCCTGATGGGCCGGGCCTGCAAAATCTTAAGAAGTTTACACCTTTAAACTTTTTGAATGCTATGAAGTTGAGGAGGGATGGCCCTCTCTGTCTCATGACAGAGCACAAAGAAGCTATTTGGACCTCATACACTGCAATCACAAAACCAGACACTTCAATCTTGAACAGGCTAATTGATGCAGGCATGTCACCTCGGGTAGAGGAATCAATGTCGGTTGTTAACAATGAGATACTGCGCCGTCATTTCCTGGAGCTCACGACCAATTTTTTGGCCCCATTTGCTCCGTATTTTAGAGTAACCACACCTTCTGAAGGATCATCTCCATATGTTGATCCTCCTTCCCTACCCTCATTCAAAATTGAGGAATTTCTTTCGAGCTTATCAGCAAGGGGTCCTGGAAAGTTTCTACTTAAGAGGATGACATCAAACTGGCTGGATCTATACAG GAGGTTTTTGAAGGGGAATAACTTTATTCCTTGGTTTCAAAGAAGGCGTGCTGTTGCCGAACATGAACAGTATAGACTATGGAGGCAAGCAAGAATGAAGACTGACATAAAACAAGTGATATCTCAAATGTCTGAGTTGGAGATAGTTGATACATTCAATGCAGTTGAAAGAAATCTTATCAAGGAGATGCAG